One Tursiops truncatus isolate mTurTru1 chromosome 3, mTurTru1.mat.Y, whole genome shotgun sequence DNA segment encodes these proteins:
- the JUND gene encoding transcription factor JunD, whose translation METPFYGDEALSGLGGGGSGSDGSFASPGRLFPGAPPTAAAGSMMKKDALTLSLSEQVAAALKPAAAPPPAPLRTDGAPGAAPQDGLLASPDLGLLKLASPELERLIIQSNGLVTTTPTSTQFLYPKVAASEEQEFAEGFVKALEDLHKQNQLGAGAASAAAAAGGPSGMAAGAAPPSELAPAAATPEAPVYANLSSYAGGTGGAGGAATVAFAAEPVPFPPPPPPGALGPPRLAALKDEPQTVPDVPSFGESPPLSPIDMDTQERIKAERKRLRNRIAASKCRKRKLERISRLEEKVKTLKSQNTELASTASLLREQVAQLKQKVLSHVNSGCQLLPQHQVPAY comes from the coding sequence ATGGAAACACCCTTCTACGGCGATGAGGCGCTGAGCGGCCTGGGCGGCGGCGGCAGTGGTAGTGACGGCAGCTTCGCGTCCCCGGGTCGTCTGTTTCCCGGGGCGCCCCCGACGGCGGCGGCCGGCAGCATGATGAAGAAGGACGCGCTGACGCTGAGCTTGAGCGAGCAGGTGGCGGCAGCGCTCAAGCCCGCGGCCGCGCCGCCCCCGGCCCCTCTGCGCACCGACGGCGCCCCTGGCGCGGCGCCCCAAGACGGTTTGCTTGCCTCGCCCGACCTGGGGCTGCTCAAGCTCGCTTCGCCTGAGCTCGAGCGCCTTATCATCCAGTCCAACGGGCTGGTCACCACCACGCCGACAAGCACGCAGTTCCTCTACCCCAAGGTGGCGGCCAGCGAGGAGCAGGAGTTCGCCGAGGGCTTCGTCAAAGCCCTAGAGGACTTACACAAGCAAAACCAGCTGGGCGCGGGCGCGGCctccgctgccgccgccgccgggggACCCTCTGGCATGGCTGCGGGCGCCGCGCCTCCCAGCGAGCTGGCCCCGGCAGCGGCCACGCCCGAGGCGCCCGTCTACGCGAACCTGAGCAGCTACGCGGGCGGTACCGGGGGTGCGGGGGGTGCTGCGACGGTCGCCTTCGCCGCGGAGCCCGTGCCCTTCCCGCCGCCGCCACCCCCAGGCGCGCTGGGGCCTCCGCGCCTGGCCGCGCTCAAGGATGAGCCGCAGACGGTGCCCGACGTGCCGAGCTTCGGCGAGAGCCCGCCGCTGTCGCCCATCGACATGGACACGCAGGAGCGCATTAAGGCGGAGCGCAAGCGGCTGCGCAACCGCATCGCTGCCTCCAAGTGCCGCAAGCGCAAGCTGGAGCGCATCTCGCGCCTCGAGGAGAAAGTGAAGACGCTCAAGAGTCAGAACACGGAGCTGGCGTCCACGGCGAGCCTGCTGCGCGAGCAGGTGGCGCAGCTCAAGCAGAAGGTCCTCAGCCACGTCAACAGCGGCTGCCAGCTGCTGCCCCAGCACCAGGTGCCCGCGTACTGA